The DNA segment TTATGAAGCCCCAATTGTTGTCATCCTGAGCAAAGGGATGTTTGAATTAAGCCTGGGAATGTTTACGCGAAGGATCTCAAACTCAGCCATGGCAATTCGTTCAATCTTTGAGATCCCTCGTGTTCTGCTAGGTCACCTATAGCAACCCAGTAATCACTCGGGATGACAATTGGCTCTGCATATATTTTGTATTGGAGCTTTATAGGTTGGTATCCTAATCAAACAGGACCCTATCCCCGGCCCTTTCCCTAACGCACTTTATTAATGAAGTGGATGTAGAACCTAGATCTGAGGGTATTTATGTAATTGAGGTGTGTTATCAAGTATGCGCCAGGGCAAGGGAGCTCCTTAGTGATATCTGTTGCCAAAACACCCACTCAATACTCAAATCTCACTACTAATTACTAATAAACTAAAAACCCACTCAATCCCAGATAATTCGCCAATACTGTTTAGGATTTACTATTATAGTCGCAGTAAAATCACTAGCTCTAAAATGGCCGCTTCTGTAAGCCCACACAACTCGTAATAAAATTCCTCTGTTATGAACCGATCGATCTCTTTTCTACTCTCTTTCCTTTTTCTTGTAATGCTTGCTGAGGTAGGCACCGCCCAGAACAAAGTTCCTCTCACTTATAAAGACTTTGATCAGTGGAAGTCCATCTCCGGACAAACCCTCACGCCCGACGGTCGGTTTTTGATATATGCACTCAATCCGCAGGAAGGCGACGGTGCAATCAAGGTGCAAAACCTTCGCAATAACAAAGAGGTCTCGCATGCGCGTGGTGAACGTTTTGAAGTGAGTTATGATGGCCGAACCTTGGTTCATTTCATTACGGCTCCTTATGACATGGTAAGGCAGGCGCTGATCGATGGGGAGAAGCCAGATGAGAAGTTTGATGATACCCTGGCGGTCTATTCGATCTATGAAGGCGATTTGGAAACATTTCCTGAGGTTGGATCTTTTAAACTACCGGAGCGATCTGGAGTATGGCTGGCGTATTTATACGATCGGGATACCGAGGAGAAAAAAGCTGAATCTGAAACCGATGTAGAAGGAGAGTCTGCAGATGATGCTGATTCCACTACGACCGAGACGATTATTGAACAGGAGTTAGTACTTCGGAATCTTGAAACCGGAGAAGAGACGATGATCGAGTATGTAGAAGATTATTTCTTTTCCAGACATGGAGAGCGTTTGGTCTATGTAATGGCCGATGAAGATTCGGTTCAGACTCCCGGAGTTCATAGTCTTGAAACAGAAACCGGCAATACAATGACCATCAGCAGCGGACTGCAGTCTTACAAGTCTGTGGTGATGGATTCTTCGGCATCACGTATTGCGTTCTTGGCCAGACCCGCCGATGAAGAGAACGGCGAAGGTGAAGAAGCTGAAGATAAAAAGAAAGAAGCCGATGAGGATGCCGAACCTGAGTTTTACACACTCTACTTCTGGGAAGAAGGAATGGATGAAGCAGAGGCACTCGTCGATGAATCTTCTGACTTGCTGAATGAGGGATGGATGGTGAACGAATACGCTTCCCCCGAATTTTCCCACAACGGAAACCGGCTCTATTTTGGAATTGCACCCGAGCCGTTTCGCAGAGACACTACCGTTGAGAAAATTGATATTGCCTCGGTGGATATCTGGAACTGGAAAGACGACCGCCTGCAACCGGAGCAGAAATTGCAGATCGATGAGGACAAGAAGAGAACCTATAAAAGTGTTTATCACATTGCAGAAAAGTCCTTCATTCAGCTCGAAGATGATGAAATGAGATCAATTTCGGTGCCGGACCGGGGAGATGCAGACTATGCCATTGGCACACACAACTTGCCCTATATGTATCTCAAGCAGTGGGAAGGATACCCGATGTATAATGATGTTTATTGGGTGGATGTGAAAACAGGAGAGCGGAAGCAGTTTGGTGAAAAGGTGAAAGCTTCCCTCACGCTTTCTCCCGGAGGCACCTACGCCGCTTGGTACGATTATAAAGACCGTAACTGGTACGTCAAAAATTTGGAA comes from the Balneola sp. genome and includes:
- a CDS encoding acylaminoacyl-peptidase; translated protein: MNRSISFLLSFLFLVMLAEVGTAQNKVPLTYKDFDQWKSISGQTLTPDGRFLIYALNPQEGDGAIKVQNLRNNKEVSHARGERFEVSYDGRTLVHFITAPYDMVRQALIDGEKPDEKFDDTLAVYSIYEGDLETFPEVGSFKLPERSGVWLAYLYDRDTEEKKAESETDVEGESADDADSTTTETIIEQELVLRNLETGEETMIEYVEDYFFSRHGERLVYVMADEDSVQTPGVHSLETETGNTMTISSGLQSYKSVVMDSSASRIAFLARPADEENGEGEEAEDKKKEADEDAEPEFYTLYFWEEGMDEAEALVDESSDLLNEGWMVNEYASPEFSHNGNRLYFGIAPEPFRRDTTVEKIDIASVDIWNWKDDRLQPEQKLQIDEDKKRTYKSVYHIAEKSFIQLEDDEMRSISVPDRGDADYAIGTHNLPYMYLKQWEGYPMYNDVYWVDVKTGERKQFGEKVKASLTLSPGGTYAAWYDYKDRNWYVKNLETQALVSLTDELDIPFYDELHDSPSDPGPYGVEGWTKDDNQLIIRDRYDLWVFDPAGNADPYILTDGHGRENEITYRSFSKDPESRWFSSDEVWLSATYESDKSSAVLRTEFGSASKPRELTRGDYNLYTPQKAREDNSWIVRKSTFKEYPDIHITDNRFRKFEQVTNANPQQKNYLWGDVELFNYTSLDGESLDALLYTPENFDPEKKYPMIVYFYERSSDGLHRYRAPAPSASIITPAFYTSRGYIVAMPDITYKIGNPGRSAEDAVIGMSLNLIDKGFVDEDNIGLQGQSWGGYQIAHIITRTNMFKAAMAGAPVVNMTSAYGGIRWGSGLNRQFQYEKTQSRIGGTLWEKPLYYIENSPLFFADRVDTPLLMMHNDADGAVPWYQGIEFFTALKRLSQPVWMLTYNDEAHNLRKRVNRKDLQRRMQQFFDHYLMGAPEPVWMKYGVPAIEKGKNQGFELEE